From the Candidatus Hydrogenedentota bacterium genome, one window contains:
- the queA gene encoding tRNA preQ1(34) S-adenosylmethionine ribosyltransferase-isomerase QueA encodes MLTEALDYSLPESLIAQSPSPQRDESRLMVVDRDSDSIQLDSYKNIAQYLKRGDTMVLNDTRVIRARLHGHKSSGGRVELFLLQEIESACWIALVRPSAKVKPGTTVHFSGGLDARVDGWVEGGKRKVYFNDSEVIERLEGAGQIPLPPYIKREKEDRQDAERYQTVYARIPGAVAAPTAGLHFTDRVFHRLDQLGVGRVSLTLHVGYGTFKPITATSLEEHRVDAEEYDFPEIACKTLNKTRESGGRIVAVGTTCARVLETQFSDGSFRSGSGTTSLYIKPPYQFQGVDILQTNFHLPRSSLLALVCAFGGYELIMEAYRRAVDEKFRFYSYGDVMLIR; translated from the coding sequence ATGCTTACCGAAGCTTTAGACTACAGCTTACCTGAATCGCTCATTGCCCAGTCGCCTTCACCACAACGGGATGAATCACGGCTCATGGTGGTGGATCGAGATTCCGATTCCATTCAATTGGACAGTTATAAAAATATCGCTCAATATTTAAAGCGCGGCGACACCATGGTCCTTAATGATACACGGGTGATTCGTGCGCGTCTTCACGGTCATAAATCGAGCGGTGGTCGTGTGGAGCTGTTTCTGTTACAAGAAATAGAGTCGGCTTGTTGGATAGCGCTGGTTCGGCCTTCCGCCAAGGTGAAGCCGGGAACAACGGTACATTTCTCAGGCGGCTTGGATGCCCGCGTAGATGGATGGGTTGAAGGTGGAAAGCGAAAGGTTTATTTCAACGACTCGGAGGTCATCGAACGACTTGAAGGGGCGGGTCAAATCCCATTACCTCCCTATATTAAGCGTGAAAAAGAAGATCGGCAGGATGCCGAACGTTATCAAACGGTCTACGCACGGATACCGGGCGCTGTGGCGGCTCCCACGGCAGGGCTCCATTTTACGGACCGCGTCTTTCATCGTTTGGATCAGCTCGGTGTAGGCCGGGTTTCCTTAACTTTACATGTTGGTTATGGTACCTTTAAACCGATTACCGCAACATCACTGGAAGAACACCGAGTCGACGCAGAAGAATATGATTTTCCTGAAATTGCGTGTAAAACGCTTAATAAAACGAGAGAATCGGGCGGTCGGATCGTCGCTGTGGGGACTACTTGTGCCCGTGTTCTGGAAACGCAATTTTCCGACGGTTCTTTTCGAAGCGGCAGCGGCACCACTTCGCTTTATATTAAACCGCCGTATCAATTTCAGGGAGTGGATATACTGCAAACTAATTTTCATTTGCCCAGGTCCAGCTTGTTGGCTTTGGTCTGTGCTTTTGGCGGCTATGAATTAATTATGGAAGCCTATAGGCGCGCTGTTGACGAGAAGTTCCGCTTTTATTCCTACGGCGATGTTATGTTGATTCGGTAG